The following are from one region of the Orenia metallireducens genome:
- a CDS encoding TetR/AcrR family transcriptional regulator: MAQKNTKDLILDAALDLFSEKGFAATSIREIAEKVGIRKSSIYNHFKSKEDIFETLFSILGAKTIKGIFENKELQEKINHPYDFLKIFAKLVKKFVDNLEEEKLLKVMLMEHNSEVVRRMMKEKFLEEDREILIKIFKEMIEKGLIKPYDPLTLANEFIGTLIFIRIQHLLLSYETDDFSVIYNLIDRHIEFFWNAIKVED, from the coding sequence ATGGCTCAGAAAAATACAAAAGATTTAATTTTAGATGCAGCTTTAGACCTGTTTTCAGAAAAAGGTTTTGCTGCAACCTCTATTCGTGAGATTGCTGAGAAAGTAGGTATCCGTAAAAGTTCAATATATAATCACTTTAAGAGTAAGGAAGATATCTTTGAAACTTTATTTTCTATTCTTGGAGCAAAGACTATTAAAGGAATATTTGAGAATAAAGAGTTACAGGAAAAGATTAATCACCCATATGATTTTTTAAAAATTTTTGCTAAACTAGTTAAGAAGTTTGTAGATAATTTAGAAGAAGAAAAGTTACTTAAAGTGATGTTGATGGAGCATAATAGTGAAGTTGTGAGAAGGATGATGAAAGAGAAATTTTTAGAAGAAGATAGGGAAATTTTAATCAAAATATTCAAAGAAATGATTGAGAAAGGGTTAATTAAGCCATATGATCCTTTAACATTAGCCAATGAATTTATAGGAACTTTGATTTTTATAAGAATTCAACATCTTTTATTAAGTTATGAAACTGATGATTTTAGTGTAATTTATAATTTAATAGATAGGCATATAGAATTTTTCTGGAATGCTATTAAAGTTGAAGACTAA